The sequence ATGTGGGGCGTGGGGTGGTGGCTCTAGGATGGGGGATCATCTGGGACAGGCAACTAACTGTCTGATGTTTGCTTTCCCATTCCTCCTGTGAGTGAGAAAGGGCCTGATCCATTTCTGCAGAGCTCATCAGCTCTTTCCACCTCTGTGGGAAGAAAGCATGGCTGGgttgaaaatgaaatgtttaatcaACTGTTTGGGGTTGGGGTCGGGTGAATCGGGGAGCACCAAAGCTTGGCCCATGGTGGGGGCTGGACTCGCTGCAGTTTTGGGCCTGGCACAAGGAGCTTTGGGTTGGTTGGTCAGTCGGTTTTTGCCAAGATGCATTACAGAACTCTGAAAAACAATTTTCTCGGCGTGGCCAGAATGGTGGCCTCTGAGCCTTCCCTTGGTGGCTGCCACTAAGGGGGCTCTCCTGGCAGCTGTCAGCATTCGCTGTCTTTGTGGGTCTGTTCTTCTTCCAAAGTAGTAGCCTGTGGGGAGACATGAAGATTGACTTTAAAGGGAAGTTGTAAGCTGTTAAGACTCCAAACCACCTCTGCATTTATCTCGCCCAGGCACTCATGACATCCATGCTCTGATCCTCGGAAGGGCAATCACAGGGATCCAGGCGTTCACAGCCAGCAAGTGAACCCACTTCACCTGCGAGCCCGGATGGTACCAAACCCCTTCCCAGGGACATACTGCGCTCTGAGCTTAGTCAGGGAGGTGGCAGATGGAGCCATTTCTTCTGGTGGGAAGTGAGAGACgctgatttttaaatatcaaaatttcCCTTTTGAAGTCATTCAAATGTGttccttaaaaaagaagatgGGACTGTCTGTACTGAGTTTCTCAATCCAGTTTTAACTGTGGATGGGAACAGAATCCACTCACCTTGGAACAGAAGCTCCCTTTGacaggggagcagggagagggaaggagagtgacatggaagcaacttgtGAGACCCACCTGGTGTCTGACTACGCAAACTACCCCCTCCACACAGCAAGAGTTTACTCTGCGCCCTCTGACCCTCCCATCTTAGGGTAAGTGCCTTATGCTGGACGTTGGAGCAgaatgagggagaaagagagaataataaAGAGTCTGCGTGTCTGAGCCCACAGTGTTGGACCACAGTTACTTGTAACCACCGAGAAGTTATTTCAGTCACAGGAGAAAGGAACATGTGTCGGGGCTGTGAAGCGCGCTGGGACCTGGTGGGGATTTCCCCCGCCCCAGAGTGACCCATGCCTGAGTTTTGGGCTTGGCTGTAATAAATAAACCCGGTTAGGCACTGCCAGGGCTCagggctgagggcagaggggacTTTGTCCTTTCTGTCACCACAGAGCTGACGCACAGTGTGGGAAATAACGGTCCAGCTTCTCAGTTCGGACTCCCCACATTACAGGGGAGCACGGCGCCACAAGTGGAATGGCAAGAGCCCCAGGGCTTTTGCAGTAATAGTGGCCCCTGTGGGGTTTAGGGCCCGGTGGTGCTAATGTCCTTGTTCTCTGTTGACATTTACTTTCACCTTAGCTGCTACAACTCTCGTTCCTCTGGCGGCACCCATGTGCATGCGTGAGTTCAGTCCTACCTCAGGCTGGCCGCACAGGTCTTTGTACATGGTCTCCACGCTGTGGCACACTTCTTTGAGCTCTGTTTCCAGGTGActgatttttgccattttttggGTGAACTCTTGGAGCTTTTCCTGAATGATCTTGTTGTGGTGATTATAAATCTGATACATCCTCTCCTCTAGCTTCTCTGTCAGGTCTGAAACCTTTGAAAGAATAAGATGTTCTTGGAAAGTCAAACAAGAGGCATCACAAGACATTTGTTCTAGCTGGCTCTTTAAGATTTCTGCAATTTATCTTATAAAAGTGGTAAAAACAACTCCTGTGACTGGAGGTGAAATTGCCTATatgttaagtttttctttttaaaaagcaaggtgcgagaattccccggtggtccagtggtaaagaatccgccttccagtgcaggggacgcggacccaatccctggtcgggcggggaactaagatcccacatgccgtgcggcaactaagcccgcgtgccacaactattgagctcccacacctcaactagagagcctgtgtgccgcagagcccacacaccacaactagagagaggaaaaccctcacaccacagctagagagaagactgcgcgccgcaactagagagaaacctgagcAGACCGCGTGCCGTAAGgaaaaagatcccgcgtgcctcagcaaagatcccgtgtgccgtgactaagacccaaagcagccaaaaaaaaaaaaggaaaataaataaataaaataaaataaatatttaaaaaaaacaagttgcAAAAGTATGTATATAGTATAAGCTCAACCAGGTTAGGAGGAAAGTACATAGAACAGAGCCTGGAAGAAAACGTGCAACAAAGTGGCTTCTGGGTGGTGGTATCAgggtgtttttatattttttctgctatgttatatttttctctacTCTCTAAATTTTCTATGTACAAGGTAGGTAGggatggtggggggcagggaaaaAAGTCAGCCTGTCATTGAGAGATGACGTGGAATCCACAAGCTGTCCAGCTCACAGGACCCATTACGCGTCCTGAAGAAGCATCGGCGGGGACAACCATTAACACCAGACCTGAACATAACATCAGGCTTTGTTAGACATAAGCCCCAGCCATGTCCAGGGACCTCCACTCTCCTGTCACAAATCATTCAACTTCTGGAGGACAAATGGGTGTAACAATGCAGGTTATGCCTCAATGCCCTCCTGCCACAGCCATTAGTCCTGGCATGAAGTAAGGGCCTGGGCTGTGGGTGCAGATGAACCTTGGCTTCTTATCCTGGTTCTCTCACTTAGGCAAATTATTTCCAAACCTTACTTttcccatctacaaaatgggtCCAATCTCTTTGCAGGATTGTTGTAAGGGTGAAATGAGGTACTGCATGCAAATTGCCTAGCACCATGCTGGGAACATAACTGTGGTTCATTCCCTCCCCTTTCACTTTTTACATAAAGAACCCCCTCCCCTTTCACTGGGGTTTGGCAGTATGTAGGAGGAAATCCGTCACCTTGATCCTGAGGCTGTCTCTGAAGTTGGTCATGAGGGCATGGTCCTTCTGCCTGCTCTCGTTGATATTTTCGATCAACTCCTGGGCCCTCTTCTTCAGGATGTCGATGCTCGAGTCCAGAGAGGAGAAGTAGGGTCCTGACTTCCCTTCCAGCATCATCAGCTGGCGGTTGGCACTGGAGGTGGCACTAGAGGGGCTAGAAACCTGACTTCTGAAAGTATAGGAAACTGAGATCAGTGCCAAACTCTGTTGACAGTGGCTGATCTGAATTAGCTCTGTGGTGGGAGGAGAACCTGTGTTGTGTGTCTCTCGTGGGTGacactttttatttcattcacacatacacccccaccccacccctgagaGGCAGGGATGGCATCCCATCTTATAACTGTGAAAACAGACCCAGGAGCACAAACAAAATCTGCCCAAGGTTCCCGAACAAGAAGATCTGCCTGACTGCAAAGCCCACAGTCGTTTTATTACACCAACTTGCTGCTTTGAAATGAGcatcaataatattaaaaatagtttagaTGCTTTCTTAGATGATCTTCCTGTCACCAGCCTGCTGAATCCCTTTCCATCCCTTTCTAAACCTACTTAGTGATGCTCATAGGAGCATGCAGACCACCTGGGGCTAGTGTACCTGCGTGTCTCTGCTCCCATCAGGTAAGGTGGCCTGTCAAGAGGTAgttatggggggcttccctggtggcgcagtggttaagaatccgcctgccaatgcaggggacacgggttcgagccctggtgggggaagatcccacatgccgtggagcaactaagcccatgtgccacaattactgagcctgtgcgtgagccacaactactgagcctgcgtgccacgactactgaagcccgcacgcctagagcccctgctccgcaatgagaagccacctcaatgagaagcccgtgcactgcaacgaagagtagcccccactcaccgcaactagagaaagcctgcgcgcagtagcgaagacccaacacagccaaaaataaataaataaaatttaaaaaaaagaggtagttatgttaaaaaataaaaatttaaaaaatacccctCAAAAGAGTTAGTTATGTTTGTCCCACACTGTACAGGGCTATAATTATGCAATTCATTAAATATCGTGTTAGCTAGTGACATGTGAGAAAGGGACAGGTGTCTAATAAAGCTAAATGGAATGAATAAAGGTGACCCTAATAAAACATAACTATTAAATCAAGTGTGGGGGAGACAGCTATATATTGGGACCAAGAACGTAAAAATCTAGGATTCTGCATACAGATCGCTTTGTCAAGGCCTGTAAGTTTTTGCTCCGCTATAAAAACACAAAAGTGGAAATTGTGGGTAATGCATTATGAATGAGGtttatgcaaaaaaaagaaaaatgttgcaaTCTGATCAGCAGACCCATTGGTGTTTTAAGCTAAAATGTTTAAGgtaagttgcttttttttttttttttttggccatttctTTGCTTTATCTGCCATGCACCATGCTAAACTACATGCCTCATCTTGCTGCATCCTCACAACCACGCTTTGGGGTCTATCCCCATCATCTTTACCTCATATCTGAGGACACAGGCTCAGCGTGGTTGTGTCACTTTCTCAGGATCACCAGCCAGTCCGTGCAGAGCTGGGTGTGGCGCCCAGTTGGCCTGACCCCCAGCCTGTGTCCTGCTTCCCCCAAAGTTCTGTTTCCTCCTCGCCCCCTGAGGTGCTTCCAGCTCTGAATGGCTGACTCGGAGGTGCCAACACAGCAGTTCCTCAACACACCAGTTCACACACAACCATAAAGTCAGCCATGACTGCAAGGCAGGCACAGCTACTTAGAAAAACACGTCTTGATTTCTGGATGCTTCCTCCATACAACTATTTTTTTGACTTCTCCCCGACTGCCTGAGCTCTTCATTTTGGCCCAGGATGCAAGCACAATGAAACCTGGGTGCATGAGAGCCAGGCTCTCACTCACACAAAAGTCCTCAGGCCTGAGACGCTGGCTGTGTCCTTGTCCTCGTGTATTCCTTACCAGAAGTTTCCTTGCCCctgggcctttgcatttgctctcTGACTGCGAGACCTAGCCCAGACCACGGCATCTCAGAGCCGCCTATGACCTATGCTTGTCACTGTTCACACCCTTATCTCCCCATTTATCTCTGCATTCCCAGCATccagcacatagtaagtcctccactgtttgctgaatgactgaagGATACTGATCTAGTCCTCCCTCCTCTGGCTTCACACAAAGCATGCAAGTTCATCTGCCTCCAAAGCCAGACACTTGTGTTCAGTGCATTTGTCAAGATGAGAAAGCGTGCCTCTGATTAAGGCAGACGTTTTATAGCAAAGCCTCATATCAGCTAGAAAACAACAGACCAACTAAAGTCTCCCTGGGCATTcttgttaaaaatgttttgctgtcCCCGGTACCTACCTCTCATGGGAAGAATAATAAAAGTGCatcatataaaagaatgaatgactaGCAAGGGTTTTCATTACCATCCATGCTTTCATGTCTCCcaaacttcttctttttttttaaataaatttatttattttatttttggctgtgttgggtcttctttgctgcacgtgggctttctctaattgcggtgagcgggggctaatcttcgttgcaTTGCTCAGGCTTctcgctgtggtggcttctcttgttgcggagcacaggctctagatgcatgggcttcagtagttctggcatgccggcttcagtagttgtggctcgcgggctgtagagcgcaggctcagtagttgtggcacacaggcttaattgctctgcggcatgtgggatcttccggaccagggctcgaacccatgtcccctgcattggcaggcggattcttttttttttttttttttgtggtacacgagcctctcactgctgtggcctcttccattaaggagcacaggctccagacgctcaggcccagcgggcatggctcacgggcccagctgctccgcggcacgtgggatcttcctggtccagggcacaaacccgtgtcccctgcatcggcaggcggattctcaaccactgcgccaccagggaagccccagcaggcggattcttaaccactgcgccaccagggaagccttctcccAAACTTCTGAGCTCCCAACAAGGTACCTGACTATCCCCAGGCCCATTCCACTTGGCTGTCCCAGAGGCATTTCAAACTCCTCTAAATTTGcacaccagggacttccctggcggtccagtggttaagacttcatgcttccaggacttccctggtggtgcagcggttaagaatccgcctgccaatgcaggggacacgggttcgagccctggtctgggaagatcccacatgccatggagcaactaagatcatgcgccacaactactgaagcccacgcacctagagcccgtgctccgcaacaagagaagccaccacagtgagaagcccacgcaccgcaacgaagagtagctcctgctcgccacaactagagaaagcccaatgcagccataaataaataaatatattaaaaaaaaaaaaagactccacgcttccaatgcaggggatccctggtcgaggaactaagatcccacatgcagggcagtgcagccaaaaaaaacaacagcaaaaaaaactgCACACCAGCCCAATGTTGTCCTCCCTCCTCATTTCATTGAATGACACCAAAAGCCACCTGGTTCCCAAGCCAGAAACTTAGCAGTCAGCCTGGAGCCTGGCTTCTCTCTGTCCTTCCAAATCCTGTCACAGAATCCTTTCATTTCCACCTCCTTAATTTCTCCCAAATCTATCCTCTCCTCGCCACCCAACCATTCACAACCCCGCGCCTATCATTCTCACCTGGGCCCTAGTGACCTTATAACCGCAATCTGATGTCCCACTTCTGCTCCACAGCCTACAAGAGCCCCTATCAGCTGCAGAAGCAAGTAAATTCCCTAGCACAGCACACAAGGCTTTCCAGGGCCCTGGCCTCCACCTTCTCTTTTCAGACTCCACTCCCAGCAACTCGAAACTTTCCACAATTTCACCAAACTCATCAGCCTTTGCCCGAAATGACCTTTCCTTTCTGTCAACTTCACGAGGCAACGTTTGGAGCATCCTTACCTCACCTTTGCTTTCTAATCACAACACTGCCAGTTTGTACACTAGATTCCCCCCAGGCGCCATGCACACTCTGGGCAGGGGCTGCATTGCCTTCACTCCAAAGGCATCACAACTATTTGCCGAATACCTAAATGAATGAACTGCTGCTGGAGCCAGAGCCAGATGTAACATTCTTGCTCTTAAGCCACTTTGCACCCAAAGTTGCTTTGTTGTCCCAAAAGTATAGGATTCTGAAATTAAAATCAATGATAGAACCAGGTGCTTCTTTTTGTGTAATTGCTCACAACCTGCTTGAGCTGCTAACTGTTCAGAGTTGCTCCTTTTTCAAGTTCAAGGGATAAAGCTGGAACTGGTCTTCGTGGCAGCTACACAAATGGTGAAAAATCAGTGGAATTCAGCTCGCTCACATTTCGTTATGGGACAAAGGCCTGCATCAGATGTCTGCAGAGAGCTTCTTGATTTTCCCCAACCTCTCCTTTGGGGATTTATtcctttccatttcatttttctaatactCAGCAGCTGCATATAATCAGGATGCTAATGAATCATAGGCTTCCCTGGGCCTGCATTCACCAATTAActttaataaacaaaatgcacCATGTCCTCTCCACCGGCTTCCCCCCATTCCCGGGCCTGCCTCTGTTGCCCAACCCTGGATGGAAGCCAGGGAATGGAAGTCAGCTCAACACAGTAGGCCGCGTGTGCACGGGGTAGGGCAGTAGGGGGTCGGGATGGGGGCTGTGAACACATCCCTCCGCTCATCTATGACGGTCTGTCCTTCTAAGGAGTACCTAATTCGGCTTTGAGGATTAGGACCTAGTTCCTGAGAAGAGCTCAGGCTGGCAGGGGGCCCGGGAACTGCGGAGGAAATGGGTTTAAGCGAAGAGACCATCTGTTCGCTCCAGGTAAAGCTGTGATTGGCAGGCgtgtgagccagagccacccgCTGGTGGGGCCCTCCCTCCATGGCTTCTAACAGATACACAAGTAAACAATCCGCCAGCCACTTATGACCACCGCAGGCGGCAGtcccaggaggggaggaaagCTCATCAAACATTCAAGGAGGAACACAACAGAATCTTTGGCGCTTGGGCAAAACGATGTTTTGCTGAAGTACAGCCAGGAAGGGGGAAGGTTTGAATCGAAGCTGCGGAGCCCATTCCTttcaccctctgctcctctcgCCTGAAATGTGCTCACATTTTAATCACGTCACTGAGAGTCTGCTGCTGGATCTATTAACTGGTCCTTGCACTGGTTCTAATCCATCTGCTTCTCAGCCCAAAGCTCTTTTGGAACTCCTCGAAGTCTCTCAATGATTCGCAATTGTCTGTGTCTCCTCACCACTTAGATCCCAGTCTAAACATACTATTTGCAGGAAGGTGTTATCAAACTActtcaattattctttttttttctggtctccaATTGACTGCACACACCTGGAAACCATTCCGCCCTGCGGTCTGGTTTACAACTGAGGAATCTGGGAGGCAAGAGGAAGCTGGCTTCGTGCGTGGTGCAGTCCTCAGGCGCCCTGTCCTGAGCCTCATTCTATCCCCAGGTGAGCTCCTTCACTGAAGCAGCACCatctccagcccctgccccccccccgccccaaattCTGCATCAGAAAGTCCAACCCCTATCTTGGACGCATTCATGTGTATTTCTCTGGTCACCTCAGGCTCAACAAGGGCAAAATACAACTTGTGCTTCTGCCAGCTGGAAACTGCCCCAAGCCAGAAAGCGGGGAGCAGGAGTGGCAGGGGAAGCCTTGATTTGTAGTGTCTGCCAGTTTCCATGGTGCGGAGACTCCCACTatagccaatttcaagctactaaCATGAAGTTGCTAAATGCCAGGTTGGGAAGTGATGTGTAGAACTGGCTCTTGCGGGCAGGAGCTGGCTCCAGCACACTGCAGCTGGGAGACATCCTCAGCTCATCACCTTCCTCATGCCTCACTAAATGACCCCCCTCATCTTCTCTCCATTTGCCCTGCTAGATGCCACCCCTGAAGAAGCCTCCCACCTATCTCCCAGCTCCACTCATGCCCCCTCCCACCTATTCTTCACAGAGCAGCTGGTGTCTTTTTTTAACAGGAACCTGAGCATGTTACTtctatgacccagccattccccacctaggtatctacccaagagaaatgaaaacttgtacacgggtgttcatagcagcattactcacaagaGCCAAAgagcagaaacaacccaaatttccatcagctgacgaatggataaataaaacgtgGTACATCCAtaatatagaatattattcagccacacagaggaatgaagttctgatacatgttacaacaacatggatgaaccctgaacacattatgctcagtgaaagaagccagtcacaaaggaccacataattgtatgattctacttatatgaaatatccagcagaggcaaatctgtagagacagaaagtagagttgtggttgccaggggctgggaaggacGCAGGGACTGGGAGGTGATGGCTAAGGGGTCAAAGGATTATTTCAGggcaatgaaaatgttaaaaagttgactgtggtaatggttgcagagctctgtgaatgtactaaaaacaattgaattgtacattttaagtaAGTGAagtgtatggtatatgaattatatctcaataaagctgttaccaaaaaaaaaaaaatccttaggaTCAAGTCCACAGCCGACAAAATGCCCTGCAACCTAGCCTGTGCTGAGTCCCCCTCTGGCACTCACTCCCCTGCCCACAAGGGAAACATTTTCCTAGCTACCTGAGCTCCTCCGTGTCAGTACTTGTTCAGTATATGCCTTTCCTGTCAGATGGAAGCACTGGGAGTGTATGAGCATGTCTGTCAGTGTACCCTGGGTGTCACTGCTGCCAATCACAATGACTGACATGCTGGCCTTCCCACTGTTTTGTGAACACACCAGgcctgctcctgcctcagggacttGCTACTtgcagctccctctgcctggaatgtttgGAGTCCTGGGCACCTCCTGGCTGGCTCCTCCTCATGTGACCTCCTTAGCGATCTCCAGCTACTCTAAACTCCCTGTCACTCTAGTTGCTccttctctgttttgtttcttcacaGCACTTGCCACCAAgtgaaatcacatttttaaaaaaattatctaccTTTTAGAAAGGCAGCTTGGCAATAGACCCAggatagccaacacaatattaaagaagaatgaagttggaagaCTGATGctacttgatttcaagacttactataaagctgcagCGATCCAGATAGTGTGGTACCggtgaaagaatagaaaataggtcaatggaacagaatagagagcccagaaatagacccacacatatatagtcaacttatctttgacaaaggaacaaagaaaattcagtggagaaaggagagtcttttcaacaaatggtgttggaacaactggacatccacatacaaaaaaagtaaagttgGACACAGACCTTGTACGTTTCAcaaaatttttct comes from Tursiops truncatus isolate mTurTru1 chromosome 3, mTurTru1.mat.Y, whole genome shotgun sequence and encodes:
- the SYCE2 gene encoding synaptonemal complex central element protein 2 isoform X2, encoding MERQGRWPCSQVDMPQTECKDQEPQLLGESQEQQQGEESREEEAGRGPASQVSSPSSATSSANRQLMMLEGKSGPYFSSLDSSIDILKKRAQELIENINESRQKDHALMTNFRDSLRIKVSDLTEKLEERMYQIYNHHNKIIQEKLQEFTQKMAKISHLETELKEVCHSVETMYKDLCGQPEATTLEEEQTHKDSEC
- the SYCE2 gene encoding synaptonemal complex central element protein 2 isoform X3, yielding MERQGVDMPQTECKDQEPQLLGESQEQQQGEESREEEAGRGPARSQVSSPSSATSSANRQLMMLEGKSGPYFSSLDSSIDILKKRAQELIENINESRQKDHALMTNFRDSLRIKVSDLTEKLEERMYQIYNHHNKIIQEKLQEFTQKMAKISHLETELKEVCHSVETMYKDLCGQPEATTLEEEQTHKDSEC
- the SYCE2 gene encoding synaptonemal complex central element protein 2 isoform X1 — protein: MERQGRWPCSQVDMPQTECKDQEPQLLGESQEQQQGEESREEEAGRGPARSQVSSPSSATSSANRQLMMLEGKSGPYFSSLDSSIDILKKRAQELIENINESRQKDHALMTNFRDSLRIKVSDLTEKLEERMYQIYNHHNKIIQEKLQEFTQKMAKISHLETELKEVCHSVETMYKDLCGQPEATTLEEEQTHKDSEC
- the SYCE2 gene encoding synaptonemal complex central element protein 2 isoform X4, giving the protein MPHRQTEVDMPQTECKDQEPQLLGESQEQQQGEESREEEAGRGPARSQVSSPSSATSSANRQLMMLEGKSGPYFSSLDSSIDILKKRAQELIENINESRQKDHALMTNFRDSLRIKVSDLTEKLEERMYQIYNHHNKIIQEKLQEFTQKMAKISHLETELKEVCHSVETMYKDLCGQPEATTLEEEQTHKDSEC